The window CTTGACATGGGGGTCGGGATCCGCTACGCTAAAGGTGGCGGCCGTGCTCAGGCGGGGAGGTGGCGGTTCCCTGCACCCGAAATCCGCCAGACGCGGGGCCGACATCCCCTTCGAGGGTTAGCGCGGCCCCCTGTGGGGCTCCCTCCCGGCGATGAAGGTCCGGTCCTGCGCGGCGGACCCCGGTGAACCCCGCCAGGCCCGGAAGGGAGCAACGGTAAGCCGTCCCGGTTCGCGCGCCGCAGGGGCGCCGGGCCGGAGCCGAACGAGGGCTCCCCCAGGGGGAGAGGCGGGCTCGACAAGGGGCGCACGGCCGCCCTCGGGAGGCTGCGAACCGGCGACCATGGCCTTTCCGAGATCCTTCCATGGGCCCATCGGCCCGAGTTCCGCCGCTGCACGAATGGACCGCTGGAGGCTTCTCCAATCGATCGCCTGGCTCGGGCTGGGCGCGTTCTGCCTCTGGGGTTACTGGCGCTCCCAACAGACGGTAACCCTCCTCCTGGATGATCGGATCGTTCCCATTAGAACCCATCAACGAACCGTGGCCGGGGTGCTGCGGGAGGCCGGGGTGTCCTTGCGTCCGGAGGACGAGGTCTTCCCGGCCCCGGATCAGGAGATCCGCCCACCGGCCCTCATCCGAGTCCGCCGGGCCCAGCCGGTGTGGATCCGGGTGGAGGGGAGAGGGACGGAGCCCTCCCGGCAGCTCCGGGTTTACACCCTCCATCGGGATCCGGAGGCCATCCTGCGGCAGGCGGGGGTGGAGCGGGAGCCCGGGGACGTGTTGTGGGTGGATGGACAACCATGGTCCCTCGGCGCGAAGACCGTGGACGGAGGAGCGCCCCCCGGGGAGATCCGCATCCAGCGAGCGGCCCCTCTGGTCTTGCGCCTGGAGGATGGATCCCGCCGGGTGATCCTGACCACTGCGCCCACCGTGGGGGCTGCCCTCCGGGAGGCGGGCTTCTCCCTGCACCCGGCGGATCGTCTGATCCCGGGTCCCGAAACCATGCTGAACGGCGGGTTGCAGGTGAGCCTCTTTCGCGCCCGTCCCATCACCGTGGAGGCCGACGGCCGCGTCCAGGTGGTGCATACCACCGCCCGGACCGTTCGGGATCTGTTGTGGGAGCTCGGGCTCACCCTGCACGGCCAGGATCGGGTGATCCCGGAGGAAGGGGCGGCCCTGCAAGGCGGAGAGACGGTGCGGGTGATCCGGGTGCGGGAGGACTTTGAGATCGAGGAGAGCCCGATCCCCTTCCGCACGGTCTGGGAGCCGGACCCGAACCTGGAGCTGGACACGTGGGTGCAGAAGGCCCCGGGGCGGAACGGATTGCTGCAGCGACGGATCCGCGTCCGGTATGAGAACGGCCAGGCGATGGCCCGGGAGGTGGTGGATGAGACGGTGGTCCGGCCACCGGAGCCCCGGGTGTGGGTCTATGGGACGAAGATCGTGGTGCGCACCCTGGAAACCCCGGAGGGCCCGGTGGAATACTGGCGGCGGATCCGAATGCTGGCCACCTCTTACAGCGCCTCCACCGCAGGGGTTCATCCCTCCGCCCCCTACTTCGGGCGGACACGGACCGGGCTGCCCATGCAACGGGGGATCGTGGCCGTGGACCCGCGGGTCATCCGCCTGGGGTGGCGGGTGTATGTGCCGGGCTATGGGATCGGCCTGGCGGCCGACACCGGCGGGGGGATCATCGGCCGCCGCATCGACCTGGGTTACAACGATGAGGATCTGGTCCTCTGGTATCGATGGGTGGACGTGTATCTGCTGACGCCGGTGCCGCCTCCGGAATCCATCCCCTATGTGTTGCCGGACTGGCCCTCCCCGCCTCCATGAGCGTCCGGATGCCTCCTCCGCCTCCGATGCCCTGGCCCCGCTATCTGAAAGCCCACGGCCTGTATCCTCGCAAGGGGCTAGGCCAGCATTTCCTCATCGAGGAGTCTTTCCTGGCCCGTATCGCCGATGCGGCGGAGCTGGAGGCTGGGGAGTGGGCGCTGGAGATCGGGGCGGGCCCCGGCACCCTCACCCGACATCTGGCCCTTCGGGCCGCTCACGTGGTGGCGGTGGAGATCGACACCCGCTTCCTCCCGCTCCTGCGGGAGATCCTGGCCCCTTACTCCAACATCACCGTCATCCCGGGGGATATCCTGGCCCTGGATCCGGGGGCGCTGGTGCAGGGCCACCCCTATCGGGTGATCGGGAACATCCCTTACTACATCACATCAGCGATCCTGCGCCACGTGATGGAAGCCTCCCCCCGTCCCCGCCGGGTGGTTCTCACCGTTCAGCACGAGGTGGCCCGGCGGATCACGGCCGGGCCGGGCGCGATGAGCCTGCTGGCAGTGAGCGTGCAGGTGTATGGGTGTCCCCGCGTGGTGGCGCGCATCCCGGCGGGGGCCTTCTGGCCCCGCC is drawn from Thermoflexus hugenholtzii and contains these coding sequences:
- a CDS encoding ubiquitin-like domain-containing protein, which translates into the protein MDRWRLLQSIAWLGLGAFCLWGYWRSQQTVTLLLDDRIVPIRTHQRTVAGVLREAGVSLRPEDEVFPAPDQEIRPPALIRVRRAQPVWIRVEGRGTEPSRQLRVYTLHRDPEAILRQAGVEREPGDVLWVDGQPWSLGAKTVDGGAPPGEIRIQRAAPLVLRLEDGSRRVILTTAPTVGAALREAGFSLHPADRLIPGPETMLNGGLQVSLFRARPITVEADGRVQVVHTTARTVRDLLWELGLTLHGQDRVIPEEGAALQGGETVRVIRVREDFEIEESPIPFRTVWEPDPNLELDTWVQKAPGRNGLLQRRIRVRYENGQAMAREVVDETVVRPPEPRVWVYGTKIVVRTLETPEGPVEYWRRIRMLATSYSASTAGVHPSAPYFGRTRTGLPMQRGIVAVDPRVIRLGWRVYVPGYGIGLAADTGGGIIGRRIDLGYNDEDLVLWYRWVDVYLLTPVPPPESIPYVLPDWPSPPP
- the rsmA gene encoding 16S rRNA (adenine(1518)-N(6)/adenine(1519)-N(6))-dimethyltransferase RsmA translates to MPPPPPMPWPRYLKAHGLYPRKGLGQHFLIEESFLARIADAAELEAGEWALEIGAGPGTLTRHLALRAAHVVAVEIDTRFLPLLREILAPYSNITVIPGDILALDPGALVQGHPYRVIGNIPYYITSAILRHVMEASPRPRRVVLTVQHEVARRITAGPGAMSLLAVSVQVYGCPRVVARIPAGAFWPRPEVDSAVVVIDPYERPAVDLGDPDWFFEVVRAGFQQRRKQLHNALSHGLGLPDEAVREALTRAGVDPARRAETLSLEEWAALSAALRPLRRLAQEGRALPAEEA